One Micromonospora sp. FIMYZ51 genomic window carries:
- a CDS encoding ATP/GTP-binding protein encodes MTPGVSDLAAGWPRGAAGPTTALDDLVVPAVEEQARELDETGSRTPRALRRERRRRAQEEAAERRYLARLARANREDSVPHRGSYALGGGRVAALDPPTMWRATTVQACGLWPFASGSGAPMTGVPLGQHISTGATVCGDPLNWFTRARYISNPSLFMLGMPGLGKSTLINRMLIGLAAQGVVPLVLGDLKPDYADTVRALGGQVITIARGLGGLNILDPGAMGAAAARIGGQAGQALDAETHGRVLNMVAALLTIVRGVPISDHEQSVLSACLRHLRERTPQGQTFRLPQLLSVLQEGPPRVRQVTLDRGQESRYRDAVDPLHRSLLGILDGPLGDTFAAETSTRIDPDATAVCIDISRIGEADGQLTAAAMLAAWSDGLGTVAASHALADAGLAPRRWFFTVLDELWRPLRAASGIVDRIDALTRLNRSLGLADAKITHTLKDAEALGSEADKAKARGFVERAGMVACAGLPRAEMEELGRVVGLSRREIELVSSWSSPPGWAQDGGNEEPPGRGRFLIKVGGRPGIPIRVAITEAERHLHDTNTRWIANGDAERMLAERAAVMAAVTAGDLPDLGGAYVRLPERGSR; translated from the coding sequence GTGACGCCAGGTGTGTCGGATCTTGCCGCAGGCTGGCCGCGTGGGGCGGCCGGGCCCACCACCGCCCTGGACGACCTGGTCGTGCCGGCGGTCGAGGAGCAGGCCCGGGAACTCGACGAGACGGGCAGCCGGACCCCGAGGGCGCTGCGGCGGGAGCGTCGGCGGCGGGCGCAGGAGGAGGCCGCCGAGCGGCGGTACCTGGCGCGGCTGGCCCGGGCGAACCGGGAGGACAGCGTGCCGCACCGCGGCTCGTACGCCCTGGGTGGCGGCCGGGTGGCGGCGCTGGATCCGCCGACCATGTGGCGGGCCACCACGGTGCAGGCGTGCGGTCTGTGGCCCTTCGCCTCCGGCTCCGGGGCGCCGATGACCGGGGTCCCGCTCGGCCAGCACATCAGCACCGGAGCCACGGTCTGCGGGGACCCGCTCAACTGGTTCACCCGGGCCCGGTACATCTCCAACCCGTCGCTGTTCATGCTCGGCATGCCGGGCCTGGGCAAGTCGACGCTTATCAACCGGATGCTGATCGGGCTCGCCGCGCAGGGCGTCGTCCCGCTGGTGCTCGGTGACCTCAAGCCCGACTACGCCGACACCGTCCGCGCCCTCGGTGGGCAGGTGATCACCATCGCCCGTGGTCTCGGCGGGCTGAACATCCTCGACCCCGGTGCGATGGGCGCGGCGGCTGCCAGGATCGGCGGGCAGGCGGGCCAGGCGCTGGACGCCGAGACCCACGGCCGGGTGCTCAACATGGTGGCGGCGCTGCTCACCATCGTCCGGGGTGTACCGATCAGCGACCACGAGCAGTCGGTGCTCTCGGCCTGCCTGCGACACCTGCGGGAACGTACCCCGCAGGGGCAGACGTTCCGCCTGCCGCAGCTGCTCAGCGTGCTCCAGGAAGGGCCGCCGCGGGTCCGGCAGGTCACCCTCGACCGGGGGCAGGAATCCCGCTACCGCGACGCCGTCGACCCGCTGCACCGCTCGCTGCTCGGCATCCTCGACGGCCCGCTCGGCGACACCTTCGCCGCCGAGACCTCGACCAGGATCGACCCGGACGCCACCGCCGTCTGCATCGACATCTCCCGCATCGGCGAGGCCGACGGGCAGTTGACCGCCGCCGCAATGCTCGCGGCCTGGTCGGACGGACTGGGTACGGTGGCCGCCTCGCACGCCCTGGCCGACGCGGGGCTGGCACCCCGGCGCTGGTTCTTCACCGTCCTCGACGAGCTGTGGCGACCGCTGCGCGCGGCCTCCGGCATCGTCGACCGGATCGACGCGCTCACCCGGCTGAACCGCTCCCTCGGGCTTGCCGACGCGAAGATCACCCACACCCTGAAGGACGCCGAGGCGCTCGGTTCCGAGGCGGACAAGGCCAAGGCCCGGGGGTTCGTCGAGCGCGCCGGCATGGTGGCCTGCGCCGGGCTGCCCCGGGCGGAGATGGAGGAGCTGGGTCGGGTGGTGGGGCTGTCCCGGCGGGAGATCGAGCTGGTGTCGTCCTGGTCCTCGCCCCCGGGCTGGGCCCAGGACGGCGGCAACGAGGAGCCGCCCGGCCGGGGCCGTTTCCTGATCAAGGTGGGTGGCCGTCCCGGCATCCCGATCCGGGTCGCGATCACCGAGGCCGAGCGCCACCTGCACGACACAAACACCCGCTGGATCGCCAACGGGGACGCGGAACGGATGCTTGCCGAACGCGCGGCGGTGATGGCCGCCGTGACCGCCGGCGACCTGCCCGATCTGGGCGGCGCGTACGTCCGGCTGCCGGAGCGGGGGAGCCGATGA
- a CDS encoding TraM recognition domain-containing protein — protein MSRPGGAGNEFLPWLIPGFALLNVVIFGLLWLGGTLGAGLTGHGWAPPPFTLEVYLSLVGGASEQVWPGVPSYVVYGGPVALLPLGAVPVVVLGRTVLRRLREPKSLARASELSGMTGKALAARARDLRPSLSRTDRLHPDDTGNLLGDLMPAGPELRSSYEDVELDLMAPRAGKSTGIAIPRVLRAPGAVLLTSNKSDVFTVTRQERARVGRVWTFDPQGIAYTEREMWWDMLGACDTIEGARRLAGHFVSSVNDDAAKKDFWIAAAQNTLTALFLAACRGGATVNEMLAWLADPADRTPVDLLRDCGMPAMADQLQGTVRGAVETRDGIYETARQCVACLLDPEILAWVSPDPSRPQFIPEQHVLSRDTLYLLSKDGGGSAAGVIAGLADAIIRAGVVAAERMGGRLDPPMTAILDEAANVCRISDLPDLYSHLGSRGISVVTLLQSYRQGVRVWGEAGMDALWSAATIKLLGAGLDDADFVDKIARLVGQHDVRTPTYSRSRDGSSRSVSYRQEHVLPADKIRALPKGTALLLATGIRPALIRLRPWYKEPNAGPISAAAKAEVQAITERAAASWQRRDLRRVG, from the coding sequence ATGAGCCGCCCCGGCGGGGCGGGAAACGAGTTCCTGCCCTGGCTGATCCCCGGTTTCGCGTTGCTCAACGTCGTGATCTTCGGTCTGCTCTGGCTTGGTGGCACCCTCGGTGCCGGTCTGACCGGGCACGGCTGGGCGCCGCCACCGTTCACCCTTGAGGTCTACCTCAGCCTGGTCGGCGGTGCCAGCGAGCAGGTCTGGCCGGGTGTCCCGTCGTACGTGGTCTACGGCGGGCCGGTCGCGCTGCTGCCGCTCGGTGCCGTACCGGTGGTCGTGCTGGGTCGTACGGTGCTGCGTCGGCTCCGGGAGCCGAAGAGCCTCGCCCGGGCGAGTGAACTCAGCGGCATGACGGGCAAGGCGCTCGCGGCCCGCGCCCGCGACCTGCGGCCCAGCCTCAGCCGCACCGACCGACTGCACCCCGACGACACCGGCAATCTGCTCGGCGACCTGATGCCGGCCGGACCCGAACTGCGTTCCTCCTACGAGGACGTCGAGCTGGATCTGATGGCGCCGCGCGCCGGCAAGTCCACCGGCATCGCCATCCCGCGGGTGCTGCGTGCTCCCGGGGCGGTCCTGCTTACCTCGAACAAGTCCGACGTGTTCACCGTCACCCGGCAGGAGCGCGCCCGGGTCGGCCGGGTATGGACCTTCGACCCGCAGGGCATCGCGTACACCGAGCGCGAGATGTGGTGGGACATGCTGGGCGCCTGCGACACCATCGAAGGCGCACGCCGGTTGGCCGGGCACTTCGTCAGCTCGGTGAACGACGACGCGGCCAAGAAGGACTTCTGGATCGCGGCGGCGCAGAACACCCTGACCGCGCTCTTCCTCGCCGCCTGCCGGGGTGGCGCGACGGTGAACGAGATGCTGGCCTGGCTCGCCGACCCGGCCGACCGGACCCCGGTCGACCTGCTCCGGGACTGCGGCATGCCCGCCATGGCCGACCAACTCCAGGGCACGGTACGCGGTGCCGTCGAGACCCGCGACGGCATCTACGAGACCGCCCGGCAGTGCGTCGCCTGCCTGCTCGACCCGGAGATCCTGGCCTGGGTCAGCCCCGACCCGTCCCGCCCGCAGTTCATCCCGGAGCAGCACGTGCTCAGCCGGGACACCCTCTACCTGCTCTCCAAGGACGGCGGTGGCTCCGCTGCCGGGGTGATCGCCGGCCTGGCCGACGCCATCATCCGGGCCGGCGTGGTGGCCGCCGAGCGGATGGGCGGCCGGCTGGATCCGCCCATGACCGCGATCCTGGACGAGGCGGCAAACGTGTGCCGCATCTCCGACCTGCCCGACCTCTACAGCCACCTGGGCTCGCGCGGGATCAGTGTGGTGACCCTGCTACAGAGCTACCGGCAGGGGGTCCGGGTCTGGGGCGAGGCGGGCATGGACGCGCTGTGGAGCGCCGCCACCATCAAGCTGCTCGGTGCCGGTCTGGACGACGCCGACTTCGTGGACAAGATCGCCCGCCTGGTCGGCCAGCACGACGTACGGACCCCCACCTACTCCCGTTCCCGGGACGGCTCGTCGCGCTCGGTGTCGTACCGGCAGGAGCACGTGCTGCCGGCGGACAAGATCCGGGCGCTGCCGAAGGGCACCGCCCTGTTGCTGGCCACCGGCATCCGGCCGGCCCTGATCCGGCTGCGGCCCTGGTACAAGGAGCCGAACGCCGGGCCGATCTCGGCGGCGGCAAAGGCCGAGGTGCAGGCCATCACCGAACGGGCGGCGGCGAGCTGGCAGCGCCGGGATCTGCGCCGGG